A window from Suncus etruscus isolate mSunEtr1 chromosome 18, mSunEtr1.pri.cur, whole genome shotgun sequence encodes these proteins:
- the LOC125996350 gene encoding peptidyl-prolyl cis-trans isomerase NIMA-interacting 4-like, with protein MPPKGKSCSGKAEKGEGASGSDSADKKAQGPKGGGNAVKVRHILCEKHGRIMEAMKKLKSGMRFNEVATQYSEDKARQGGDLGWMTRGSMVGPFQEAAFALPVSGLDKPVFTDTPVKTKFGYHIIMVEGRK; from the coding sequence ATGCCTCCCAAAGGGAAAAGCTGCTCCGGGAAAgcagagaaaggggaaggagcTTCTGGGAGTGACAGTGCTGACAAGAAGGCTCAGGGTCCCAAAGGTGGTGGCAATGCAGTAAAGGTCAGGCACATTCTGTGCGAAAAACATGGAAGAATCATGGAAGCCATGAAAAAGTTAAAGTCTGGAATGCGATTCAATGAAGTGGCCACACAGTATAGTGAAGATAAAGCCAGGCAAGGGGGTGACTTGGGTTGGATGACCAGAGGCTCTATGGTAGGACCATTTCAAgaagcagcatttgccttgcctgtgagtGGTCTAGATAAACCTGTCTTTACAGACACTCCAGTTAAGACTAAATTTGGTTATCATATTATTATGGtagaagggagaaaataa